The nucleotide sequence CGCCCCCCACACTCCGCTTGCCACCACCCAGCCGTGCCCTGGTGTGACTGGCGCGCCTGTTGCTCTCCAAGCGGCCAGAGACCGCATATTGTTCGCCGTTCCCTTTCTAGACATCGCTGCAGCCATGCATTTCATTTGACAAAGAAAATCTACAGCTTTTTCCATCGGCTTCGCAAATAACCAGATCTCCATGACAGATGAACATGTATACACTAATAATGGCCAATGACTAGAATGGCATATCATTCATCTCTTTCTtctctcattttatgaactgctttatcctcactaggttcgcggggggtgctggagcctttcccagctgagtttgggccagaggcgggggcacaaggagacaaaccttttcttttaaaatgtatacattcATTGCAAGAAAACCTCTGGTTGATCTTTGCACAGATGCAGGCATCTGGTGAAATAATGAATGACAATGACTTCAATGGATGCTCTCTTGCATCAGGTACGTGAAAAGTTCAAAATCCACCTCATTTGTTTGTACTACAAATTTTGACTTTACTGTCTCATTTAGGCAATGGCCAAGAGTCATCGACAGAGCCAGATCACTATGAGCCTAACAATCAGCAGTCTTTGAATCGTTGTCTCTTTACaggtttgttttcaaattcatAATCTGCTTTTATGCATAAATGCATTATAAAACAATTAAGTTTGATTTTAATTTCACAGCAAATTCGGTCAAGGAGGAGCTGTGTAGTGAAGACAAATCGCCGCAGCCGAATAGCAGAGAGGCTCTCGAAGAAAGCAGAAGTGGTGATGACAGAATACTAGAGCTAATGGAAGAAGGGAGCACAGGGAACACTAGGCTTAGACAAGGGAATCTTTTTGGCGATAACGCTTCTTCACTAGGACCCATTCGACTCCCGAGTGGAAAGCTTCAATGTGACGTGTGTGGGATCGTGTGCATCGGACCCAATGTGTTGATGGTGCACAAGCGAAGCCATACAGGTGAGCAGGCATCGGCCAACAGTCGGAGTTCAGGAAATGAAAAGGGCAACATGTCTGAAGTCTTTCATCCCTCCACCTTGTTGTTAGGTGAGAGGCCTTTTCAGTGTAACCAGTGTGGAGCCTCCTTCACCCAAAAGGGCAACTTGTTACGTCACATCAAGTTGCATTCTGGAGAGAAACCTTTCAAATGCCCCATTTGTAACTACGCTTGCCGCAGGAGGGACGCCCTAGCTGGACACCTACGTACACATGCAGGTACATGGGTACATGAACTGGTTTAATTGTCGCTTTGACaataaaatacaccaaaatatGGCTGCTTACACAATGCAACGAGATTCACATACAGCCGTAGAAACATACTGTACTTATAAAATCTCCACTTTATAGGTATTTGATTTAGAACATGCTTATTTTTGTGATCATTAATAAGTTGTGTTACACTCCACAGTGCTTTACTAGTTGCcctaacattttttattgaatataaTATGCACAGAATGTAGGAACTTCAGAGTCATAGTCCTTTTCATTAATTGTCCAAGCCGctcatcttcacaagggtcgctggagcctatcccaccgaATTACGGGCAGTAGATGGCATATACATCCTGGATCATAGTGATTagatacagaaaaaatgatcaaatttcaTTACTACAACATAATTTTGCTAACATCATGATATGTGTTGTTTGGGAATGGGGACGTCTATTTAAATAGCATATTAAAAGGCAAAAGAGGTAAATAACAGATTCCCTGTTTCAAGAGAAGAAGCATTCACAATGGTTCTACTGAATACATTGTGAACTTATTTCCACGGATGTTGGTTTAAGTCTACATTACTCTAGTTTTTTtgatttagtttgttttttccaaTTGCAGTTTCTTCGCCACTGGCGGGAAAACCTTACAAGTGTATCTACTGTAGCCGCAGCTACAAACAGAAAAGCACATTAGAGGATCATTTTGACCGTTGCTACAGTTTCCTAAAGAGTCAGGACCAGAAGGCAGGAGTATTTAAAAATTCCGTACAGCAAGGTAAGAcgtcacacaaacacaaaacttCCCTGCGCAATGGTGTAAGTTAAATTGATCATGGACATTCATGCAAATCCATTACTTATGTATGATACTTTTTTTCTAGATGATCTGTCAGGAAATATAGACGTCATTGCTAAACCCTCGCTGGACATGACGACTGAGAAACCACAATTTGCAGATAGATTAGCTGTCAGCATCACTAAACGCAAGAGGTCAACGCCACAGAAGTTTCTGGGTTAGTTGTCTTTTTGTCCTTCAACATTGTAACGGATGTGTGGGTTCAATGACATGACATTTTGGTGGGGGACTTTTGGTGTAAACTTGGCCAGACAGATAATGGAGATAACAGAATATgaagccttttcattcaaatttttgcaattaaaaaaagcatatattGTGAGTCGGTTATCTGCTGTTCCCATAGGTGACAAACTCATGAACCTTGACCTGCTTGAAGTCCCTTGTGACTTGTCCTCTGGTTCCGAGAGGGAAGGGGAGCACACAAACCCTCAGGCATCTGGAGACTCTACCACTCTAGGTGGTAAACCGCTGCAAGACTCCAGGTGCAAACTAGGGGACAATACGTTTCATCCTGCATTCCTGTATGAGCTCCACACGGGCTCCGCTAACAGCAACGTCCCTCCTCAAGGAGCCCCGGGCGGACTGCCAATGGTGGCCCTGGGCCTATCTACTCAAGAAGCAGGCGAAAGTCACGCTTCTTTTTATAGCCACACAACCTCACCCAATGGATGTCCCGACTCCACAGATACCGAGAGCACAGCAGAAGACCTCAGCACAAGGGCTGCAGTCCACACACGTACCTCCGACGACAACCAGCACCTCCACTACCAAACCCTCGCACTTCCCCACAGCCTTTCCGCCTCCGGACTCGGCCAGGCCAAAGAGATGGACTCAGACTGGGACAGGGTTTTTCCTTCGCCCCCCACCCGAATAAAGAGAAGCTCTGGCTCACCACTTCCCTCCAGAGAGAGAGTGCAGGTGTTGGACAGGGAAGGTCGACCCCTGCACTATTATCACTGTCGCCACTGCCGGATCCTCTTCCTTGATCATGTCATGTTTACCATCCACATGGGATGCCACGGTTTCCACCAGCCTTTCGAGTGTAACATCTGTGGTCACCGCAGCCGGGACCGCTACgagttttcctcccacatgagTCGAGGAGAGCACCTGTTGGCCTGAGAGGAGTGGGTAGCAGTGGGAGGTGGGTGGGCTCATGTTTGCTCTGCACCAGATCATGCGTTTTGATCCCTGTGTCAAATTAAAAATTTGATGTTATATTGTTCAAAACAAGGAGAAATGGATGAAGAAACTTCCAAGTTAACAGTGACAAATGATGGCTGCACTCGCTTATTGAATCATCCGGCAAAATGTGATTTTGCTTCAAAAGTGCCTTCTTGGGGGATTTCCTCTCAactaaaaagaaaggaaaagttGCTGAGAAATCATGATTAGATATCATTTCCTTGATTGAATTACCTTTACCAAATAGTTGGAAGCACTGTGTTTACATTTGAGGAATTGCATTCTGACTAAGAACTTTGTTCAACGTTGCATGGAGGGCGTTACCAGTAATGGCTGTCAGGTAAGATCCATATGCACTGAGAATGCCGTGCCTCTGGGATCGGGTGCAGCTTTTGTCAAAACGGAAAAGGACTGCCTTAACTCTAACTTGTTTACAGTGTGTGAAGTCAGAAAGTGGGGTTGCCTTGAGGAAATTTTGTCAACCAAAATTTGGCTGTGACGGAAGACAATTTCAAATTTCTTTTCGTGAGCCCTGCAGTGCTGGTGCAGATCAGACCATGAGCCATGAGGTTTCCAAGGAAAACAATGAGCAAGGATAGTACTCGTGGAGTCCCTATCTTTGCCCAAGCACGCAATGGCTTTACTTTTGTTGTGCTCAGTCTCTGCACTGAAATAACTGCTGAATCATCATGATGATAGTCATATCATTTGCCAGCCTCTCTCAGATTCGCACTATGTTGCACTAGTTATTTACTCAAGTTTGCTGCACCATTTGTGATGAGAATAGATATTCAACTGAAGATCTTACATTGTGGCACTAAAAAGTTGGGAGCTCTTAACTGGCTTTATGTTGAGTTTCACTCATGGTGGGCTTGTTAGTGTTGCTTGTTTCAGCCTTGGTGTATTTAATCAGCTATATTCCAAATCTTATCCGACATGTTCCTGTCAAGCGGACCATTTGTTACCTCCTGCTTCTTTCTAGCACCCAAATACCTTATCGCTACAGTACAATGACTTTTTGTTCTTGTTGATTATGGGAACACGAATGAGACCAAACTCAGTATTCTCAACTTGATATTGTAGGCTTGCTGCTGTAATGCTTTGACTTTCTTCATAATTGCCGATTGTACTTGAGATTGTTTGCATAAAAGAGCCTCAAACTGCACTTAGTATGTGAAAAAGATAAACTTGTATGAATGGAACACAGCATGTGTGCTTGTTACTGCCCTGCTTTTACCTGATTGTgatctattttttattgaaaaagaaaaaaaagtgaaaaaggaGGCATGAATTTGTGCCTcagtgtgttgttgttttacgATATTTTGTGAGTGATGTTACACGACAAGAAACAACTTACCTCAAAGTTCAACATGTTCAACTGCCTCATCACTGATTTAAAAACTGTTGCATTCTGACATGTTTTAGCAGTTACAACTGCGTTGCCCTCGCTATTCTGCAAACCTTTTTACTGTTAATAAAGTTCAGTTTATTGTAAAAGTGATTTGGGGTTCTTCCATCATTACCACCAGTTCTTTACACGAGAAAGAGTAATTTTGACCTTGTCAATCAACTACAACTTTATCAATATTACGTTGAGTAGTTCCACATCTTGACCACTAGAGAGCAACCATGTTGTGTTTTCACAGTTGATTATGTGCAACCTTTCTAAGGccagttttttatttaacacaATTTATGTAGAAACCTACTGAtcacaattaaaagaaaaatcgtATTATTTATGATCTGGATTAAGGTTTGAAATCCAAAGATGGAAAGTACCTCTAATTTTACATAATTGCATATATCTATATGTTCATTACATGAAAATGTATGCGTTCATTAAGATGTAATgaccctttattaaataaatcaaacccaACTCAATTAATAATAGCTATTATCATTTGATAAAATCAGATAGGACATTTATAATTCAATGGAAACACTACCCAAAGTTCACCCTTTCAAGATCTTCCATTTGGCAACAATTTATTAATATCCAATTGCAGAAAATTGATTGATTTTGTCTGTTAAAATTCTTTCTGTGTTGTGGGTCAGCTTTGTGTAACAGGCGACGATTAAATTTCAGTGGACAATTCCAAAAGGAgcattttgtctttcttttttaagtgCGTATTGAACAGCATCTGGGAGAACTTTTAGCATCTCTGGGTTCTCTGGAAGCTATTAGCTATTACACAGACAAGACCGGGTGGGAGAAAGCCATGTACAATGTGACACCAcgaaaatatgcatgtttttgcgaaACGGGAGAATGCAATACtgctgtgtttgtgttttacaaGCCATTACCGACTATGATTGCACATGGAAAGATTAGTTGCTTGTCCTTTTTGCCACTGCGTCCCCTTAATAAGAAATGCCTTCTTTAATTTCTGTGGCCTGACTGGATAATGAACAGAACTACGAACTCCAAGAACATGTATGTCGTCACCCGAGCACCTGTCCTCAGTCTATCCATCCATAGATCGGTTGCCATGGAGTTGCCAAGCTACCGTGCGCTGTCTTGAGTTATCAGAGGTGGGAAATTGTGGAATAGGTGCGTTACTTGCGAACGTGTGAATGCAGCCGAAGTGCCAGTGACAGAAGAATGTGTCATAGTTCCTGCAAGCCACTCTGCTCCCGGCGTGCTGCAAATAAACATTCCTCTACTGGTGTGTCAGTGTTGAGCCTTTGCCCACTTCTCCTGTAAAACACAGTTCTTAATTCAAACCAAAACCCTTTCTTTTGCGCTTCTCTAATAAACAGCTTAAATATCAGGGTTCAGTGGTCCGTCAACTGAAAGATGGCCCATTTTGCTGAGTCATCTACAAgttatatgttgtttttttcttgtctttcccACCTTGAGTTCGCAGTTTGATCTCGCTCTCTCACGCAATTGGAGCACCGAGCCTGACCACAGACATGGTACAGATTGCTCAGTGTGCTAGAGCGCCCTGGACACATTCCGTATTCAATGATTCACTCCGTGGATAAAGCCATGCAATGGAAAAGCTCTTGTTTGTCAGTGTCTAGAGGTTTGGACAGCGCTTTAGGTGTTGCCTGCATCTCTTCTCATCAGCGCTCTTGGCCCGCAACTCTAATTAAAGTCAAATTGGTGCGCACGTGGCATGTGTTGCGACCTTGAAGTCTGAGCACATTCCCCCCCTAAGTGGTGACGCTCCCTTTCTTGTGTGGTCGCCTGTGGCAGGTTGCCGGATGATGAAGTGATGGAGATGTTAGGAGGCCTAGTCCATTGTGATGCTGCATGGTTCTCATTCTGGAACTGCCATCTGCCCAAAAAGGTCAGTTGCTTGGGGGGACCATTCTCCTGCACTGGGTCTGCCTTCCAGCTGCCACATTC is from Stigmatopora nigra isolate UIUO_SnigA chromosome 1, RoL_Snig_1.1, whole genome shotgun sequence and encodes:
- the ikzf4 gene encoding zinc finger protein Eos isoform X1, translating into MQASGEIMNDNDFNGCSLASGNGQESSTEPDHYEPNNQQSLNRCLFTANSVKEELCSEDKSPQPNSREALEESRSGDDRILELMEEGSTGNTRLRQGNLFGDNASSLGPIRLPSGKLQCDVCGIVCIGPNVLMVHKRSHTGEQASANSRSSGNEKGNMSEVFHPSTLLLGERPFQCNQCGASFTQKGNLLRHIKLHSGEKPFKCPICNYACRRRDALAGHLRTHAVSSPLAGKPYKCIYCSRSYKQKSTLEDHFDRCYSFLKSQDQKAGVFKNSVQQDDLSGNIDVIAKPSLDMTTEKPQFADRLAVSITKRKRSTPQKFLGDKLMNLDLLEVPCDLSSGSEREGEHTNPQASGDSTTLGGKPLQDSRCKLGDNTFHPAFLYELHTGSANSNVPPQGAPGGLPMVALGLSTQEAGESHASFYSHTTSPNGCPDSTDTESTAEDLSTRAAVHTRTSDDNQHLHYQTLALPHSLSASGLGQAKEMDSDWDRVFPSPPTRIKRSSGSPLPSRERVQVLDREGRPLHYYHCRHCRILFLDHVMFTIHMGCHGFHQPFECNICGHRSRDRYEFSSHMSRGEHLLA
- the ikzf4 gene encoding zinc finger protein Eos isoform X2, giving the protein MQASGEIMNDNDFNGCSLASGNGQESSTEPDHYEPNNQQSLNRCLFTANSVKEELCSEDKSPQPNSREALEESRSGDDRILELMEEGSTGNTRLRQGNLFGDNASSLGPIRLPSGKLQCDVCGIVCIGPNVLMVHKRSHTGERPFQCNQCGASFTQKGNLLRHIKLHSGEKPFKCPICNYACRRRDALAGHLRTHAVSSPLAGKPYKCIYCSRSYKQKSTLEDHFDRCYSFLKSQDQKAGVFKNSVQQDDLSGNIDVIAKPSLDMTTEKPQFADRLAVSITKRKRSTPQKFLGDKLMNLDLLEVPCDLSSGSEREGEHTNPQASGDSTTLGGKPLQDSRCKLGDNTFHPAFLYELHTGSANSNVPPQGAPGGLPMVALGLSTQEAGESHASFYSHTTSPNGCPDSTDTESTAEDLSTRAAVHTRTSDDNQHLHYQTLALPHSLSASGLGQAKEMDSDWDRVFPSPPTRIKRSSGSPLPSRERVQVLDREGRPLHYYHCRHCRILFLDHVMFTIHMGCHGFHQPFECNICGHRSRDRYEFSSHMSRGEHLLA